A window of Myxococcales bacterium contains these coding sequences:
- a CDS encoding glycine--tRNA ligase subunit beta, with amino-acid sequence MPETDTLLLEIGCEELPSSFVDAALAALPTLVRERLAALRLPHGELRALGTPRRLAVVVPELALAQADLDEEVVGPPEAAAFKDGAPTKAAEAFATKLGVEVASLVVKDFTASGKQKAGRFVTGRRVEKGRPAKDLLGPVLTEICEKIPFRKSMRWGTSGDAAFGRPVQWLVALLGADTITFSFANVVSDRVSRGHRFLSEGTFSLAHASDYEAALSERHVLVDRKAREALMMERVAKAAELAGGKHDADPSLVPENASLVEEPFVVTGSFDERFLALPADVIRAVARGHQKYFCVETGPDTLVPRYVAVVNTALAPDVIAKGIGRVMRARLADAEFFFGEDKKAKLEDRIEKLSGIVFHNRLGTVREKVARVERLAGILADHLGFSPPERARVARAAHLCKFDLVSLMVGEFPELQGSMGRTYALAAGEEATVADAIRDHYMPLGGTSPVPTDGVAVVVALADRLDSLTGCFAVGLSPTGAADPFALRRACIAILRTIVENAEALPALGALDLGAVLQDAYLGLEGKKLDLSCDETTKKVLDFAMERLRGLIAGETSTPVADAVLGDDAVLFPARAFVRARVLSRAVVGGEPWLEKARTVAKRLSGIAKDATPVLHGKDVFTKEDDATIVDVVGRIASATGDLTTEARVREGMSHAEDVAERLDAIFVRTLVNDPADALTPKRLEVLAYGAQAMRKIADFSRLS; translated from the coding sequence ATGCCCGAGACGGACACGCTTCTCCTCGAAATCGGCTGCGAAGAGCTCCCCTCCTCGTTCGTGGACGCCGCCCTCGCGGCCCTCCCCACGCTCGTGCGCGAGAGGCTCGCGGCGCTTCGTTTGCCCCACGGCGAGCTCCGCGCGCTCGGCACACCGCGGCGCCTCGCGGTGGTCGTGCCCGAGCTCGCCCTCGCCCAGGCCGATCTCGACGAAGAGGTCGTAGGCCCGCCCGAGGCCGCGGCCTTCAAGGACGGCGCCCCCACCAAGGCCGCCGAGGCGTTCGCCACGAAGCTCGGCGTCGAGGTCGCGTCGCTCGTCGTCAAAGACTTCACCGCCAGCGGCAAACAGAAGGCGGGCCGCTTCGTCACGGGTCGCCGCGTCGAGAAGGGGCGCCCCGCGAAGGACCTCCTCGGGCCCGTGCTCACCGAGATCTGCGAGAAGATCCCGTTCCGCAAGTCGATGCGCTGGGGCACCTCGGGGGACGCCGCCTTCGGCCGCCCCGTGCAGTGGCTCGTCGCGCTGCTCGGCGCCGACACGATCACGTTCTCGTTCGCCAACGTGGTCTCCGATCGCGTGTCGCGCGGGCACCGCTTCCTCTCCGAGGGCACCTTCTCGCTCGCCCACGCCTCGGACTACGAGGCCGCCCTCTCCGAGCGCCACGTGCTCGTCGACCGCAAGGCCCGCGAGGCCTTGATGATGGAACGTGTCGCCAAGGCCGCCGAGCTCGCCGGGGGCAAACACGACGCCGATCCGAGCCTCGTCCCCGAGAACGCGTCCCTCGTCGAGGAGCCGTTCGTCGTCACGGGCTCGTTCGACGAGCGCTTCCTCGCCCTCCCGGCCGACGTGATCCGCGCGGTCGCCCGCGGCCACCAGAAGTACTTCTGCGTCGAGACGGGCCCCGACACGCTCGTGCCTCGGTACGTCGCCGTCGTCAACACGGCGCTCGCCCCCGACGTCATCGCCAAAGGCATCGGCCGCGTCATGCGCGCGCGCCTCGCCGACGCGGAGTTTTTCTTCGGCGAGGACAAGAAGGCCAAGCTCGAGGACCGCATCGAGAAGCTCTCGGGCATCGTGTTCCACAACCGCCTCGGCACCGTGCGCGAGAAGGTCGCGCGCGTCGAGCGCCTCGCCGGTATCCTCGCGGATCATCTCGGGTTTTCGCCACCCGAGCGCGCCCGGGTGGCCCGCGCGGCGCACCTCTGCAAGTTCGACCTCGTGTCGCTCATGGTGGGCGAGTTCCCCGAGCTCCAAGGCTCGATGGGCCGCACGTACGCCCTCGCCGCGGGCGAAGAAGCGACCGTCGCCGACGCCATCCGCGATCACTACATGCCCCTCGGCGGCACGAGCCCCGTCCCGACCGACGGCGTCGCTGTCGTGGTCGCCCTCGCCGACAGGCTCGACTCGCTCACGGGCTGCTTCGCGGTCGGCCTCTCGCCCACGGGGGCGGCCGATCCCTTCGCGCTCCGCCGCGCCTGCATCGCCATCTTGCGCACCATCGTCGAGAACGCAGAGGCCCTCCCGGCCCTCGGCGCGCTCGATCTCGGCGCCGTGCTCCAAGACGCGTACCTCGGCCTCGAGGGCAAGAAGCTCGATCTCTCCTGCGACGAGACCACGAAGAAGGTCCTCGATTTCGCCATGGAGCGCCTCCGCGGGCTCATCGCCGGAGAGACGTCGACCCCCGTCGCCGACGCCGTCCTCGGAGACGACGCCGTGCTCTTCCCGGCCCGCGCGTTCGTCCGCGCGCGTGTGCTCTCGCGGGCCGTGGTCGGCGGCGAGCCCTGGCTCGAGAAGGCCCGCACCGTGGCGAAGCGCCTCTCCGGCATCGCGAAGGACGCAACCCCCGTGCTCCACGGCAAAGACGTGTTCACGAAAGAAGACGACGCCACCATCGTCGACGTCGTCGGCCGCATCGCCTCGGCCACGGGCGATCTCACCACCGAAGCGCGTGTCCGCGAGGGCATGTCCCACGCCGAGGACGTGGCCGAGCGCCTCGACGCGATCTTCGTGCGCACCCTCGTGAACGACCCGGCCGACGCCCTCACCCCGAAGCGCCTCGAGGTGCTCGCTTACGGGGCGCAGGCCATGCGGAAAATCGCAGACTTTTCGCGCCTTTCCTGA
- the metC gene encoding cystathionine beta-lyase: protein MKRDTLLTHGGRHPEAYHGAVNTPVVRASTILSPSLAAWDAKIRDMVADAPGTYYGRFGTPTHRDLEEALTALEGAHRTWLFPSGYAACAASILATVSAGAHVLLPDSVYFPVRKLASGLLAKMGVACTFYDPRIAGGIEELLRPETRCVYLESPGSLTFEVQDVPAITEVCRARGVLTAIDNTWATPLLFRPIEHGVDLSIQAATKYVVGHSDAMLGYVACASREAFQALRRASDDLGYSVSADDAFLAARGLRTMAVRLERQGATGLALARAFEAAPEVAAVLHPALPRFPDHALWKRDFSGTSGLFGVVFEPMARERFAAFVDALTHFGIGASWGGYESLVMPMSPKGLRTATPFPYEGPCLRVHAGLEDPEDLLADVTRAFTAMRAAG, encoded by the coding sequence ATGAAACGCGACACGCTCCTCACGCACGGCGGGCGCCACCCGGAGGCCTACCACGGCGCGGTCAACACCCCCGTCGTGCGGGCCTCCACGATCCTGTCGCCTTCGCTCGCCGCGTGGGACGCGAAGATCCGCGACATGGTCGCCGACGCCCCGGGGACGTACTACGGGCGCTTCGGCACGCCCACGCACCGCGACCTCGAGGAGGCGCTCACGGCCCTCGAGGGGGCGCACCGCACGTGGCTCTTCCCCTCGGGCTACGCGGCGTGCGCGGCGTCGATCTTGGCCACGGTGAGCGCCGGGGCCCACGTGCTCCTCCCGGACAGCGTGTACTTCCCCGTGCGAAAGCTCGCCTCGGGGCTGCTCGCCAAGATGGGTGTAGCGTGCACGTTCTACGATCCGCGGATCGCGGGCGGCATCGAGGAGCTCCTCCGGCCCGAGACGCGCTGCGTGTACCTCGAGTCTCCCGGCTCTCTCACGTTCGAGGTGCAAGACGTGCCGGCCATCACCGAGGTGTGCCGCGCGCGCGGGGTGCTCACGGCGATCGACAACACCTGGGCGACCCCGCTCCTCTTTCGTCCGATCGAGCACGGCGTCGACCTCTCGATCCAAGCGGCGACGAAGTACGTCGTGGGCCACTCCGACGCCATGCTCGGCTATGTCGCGTGCGCGTCGCGTGAGGCCTTCCAGGCGCTCCGAAGAGCGAGCGACGACCTCGGCTACTCGGTGTCGGCCGACGACGCCTTCCTCGCCGCGCGGGGCCTCCGCACCATGGCCGTGCGCCTCGAGCGGCAAGGTGCCACGGGGCTCGCCCTGGCGCGGGCGTTCGAGGCCGCCCCCGAGGTCGCCGCGGTCCTCCACCCGGCGCTCCCGAGGTTCCCCGATCATGCGCTCTGGAAGCGCGATTTTTCGGGCACGTCGGGCCTCTTCGGCGTCGTCTTCGAGCCCATGGCGCGCGAACGGTTCGCGGCCTTCGTCGACGCGCTCACCCACTTCGGCATCGGGGCCTCGTGGGGCGGGTACGAGAGCCTCGTGATGCCGATGAGCCCGAAGGGGCTACGGACCGCCACACCTTTCCCTTACGAGGGCCCGTGCCTCCGCGTGCACGCCGGCCTCGAGGATCCGGAAGACCTGCTCGCCGACGTCACCCGAGCGTTCACCGCGATGCGCGCCGCCGGCTGA
- the hemL gene encoding glutamate-1-semialdehyde 2,1-aminomutase: protein MADPKSVELFDRAVKVIPGGVNSPVRAFRAVGGSPVFVSRAEGAYLYGADGAKYTDYIGSWGPMIVGHAHPAVLAAITEAVSKGTSYGAPTELEVRFAEALCATYPSMEMVRCVSSGTEATMAALRVARGFTGRELVVKFEGCYHGHADFLLVKAGSGAATFGVPDSAGVPEGTAKNTLTCAYNDTAGLEALFAARGKEIAAVIVEPVVGNMGLVTPEPGFLEAILALCKKHGAVSIFDEVMTGSRLSRGGYQGRVGLRPDMTCLGKIVGGGMPLAAYGGRREIMEKVAPVGPVYQAGTLSGNPVAVSAGLATLELLDAALYDKLEALGARLEKGLVAAIAKAEAPACVQRIGSMITLFFTKGPVRSWDDAKASDTKRFGRFHGELLSRGVYWPPAQYEAAFISGAHTEADIDATIAAAQAALLASR, encoded by the coding sequence ATGGCCGACCCCAAGAGCGTGGAGCTTTTCGATCGTGCGGTGAAGGTGATCCCGGGAGGCGTGAACAGCCCGGTGCGTGCGTTCCGCGCGGTGGGCGGGAGCCCCGTGTTCGTCTCGCGCGCCGAGGGGGCGTACCTCTACGGGGCCGATGGTGCAAAGTACACGGATTACATCGGCTCTTGGGGGCCGATGATCGTGGGCCACGCGCACCCCGCGGTGCTCGCGGCGATCACCGAGGCGGTCTCGAAGGGCACGAGCTACGGCGCGCCCACCGAGCTCGAGGTGCGCTTCGCCGAGGCCCTCTGCGCGACCTACCCGAGCATGGAGATGGTGCGCTGCGTGTCGAGCGGGACCGAGGCCACCATGGCGGCGCTGCGCGTCGCTCGAGGCTTCACGGGCCGCGAGCTCGTGGTGAAGTTCGAGGGCTGCTACCACGGCCACGCCGACTTCTTGCTCGTCAAGGCGGGCTCGGGCGCGGCCACGTTCGGCGTGCCCGACTCGGCCGGCGTGCCCGAGGGCACGGCCAAGAACACGCTCACCTGTGCCTACAACGACACGGCGGGGCTCGAGGCGCTCTTCGCGGCGCGCGGCAAGGAGATCGCCGCGGTCATCGTGGAGCCGGTCGTCGGGAACATGGGCCTCGTCACGCCGGAGCCCGGCTTCCTCGAGGCGATCCTTGCACTCTGCAAGAAACACGGAGCCGTGTCGATCTTCGACGAGGTCATGACGGGCTCGCGCCTCTCGCGCGGGGGCTACCAAGGCCGCGTGGGTCTCCGCCCCGACATGACCTGCCTCGGAAAGATCGTGGGCGGCGGCATGCCGCTCGCGGCGTACGGCGGGCGGCGCGAGATCATGGAAAAAGTCGCCCCCGTGGGCCCGGTCTACCAAGCCGGGACCCTGAGTGGGAACCCGGTGGCCGTGAGCGCGGGCCTCGCGACCCTCGAGCTGCTCGACGCGGCGCTCTACGACAAGCTCGAGGCCTTGGGCGCGCGGCTCGAGAAGGGGCTCGTCGCGGCGATCGCGAAGGCCGAGGCGCCCGCGTGTGTGCAGCGCATCGGCTCGATGATCACGCTCTTCTTCACGAAGGGCCCTGTCCGCTCGTGGGACGACGCCAAGGCTAGCGACACGAAGCGCTTCGGCCGCTTCCACGGCGAGCTTTTGTCGCGCGGCGTCTACTGGCCCCCGGCGCAATACGAGGCGGCGTTCATCTCGGGTGCGCACACAGAAGCCGACATCGACGCCACGATCGCGGCGGCCCAAGCGGCGCTCCTCGCGAGCCGCTGA
- a CDS encoding sigma 54-interacting transcriptional regulator: protein MPILKWFPTQGSPRTFVIYKPMTTIGRAMGNDIAVPVAGLADAHAQIVFDGRDFNLDEIDKVGEIQINTKKKRRARLVHGDRLTLGAGEFLFSMFDEPVNVRIQQQPETSLTQLEQPLSMPTSVNHLAGVRKLHEFSEKLMTMKDLEELLEAMLDAVIEVTGAEKGLILLLDDAYTGATPAGESKAHVRASRHVNKETITDPSGQVSDSIVRRVIETGRPLIVSDALTDDQFGSSKSVVALRLSSVMCAPLVAQGHVVGALYVGNDRVKGLFQKSQIDLLSIFAGQASLILQNAMLLSTLRADKEKLAAELKDKRFGEIIGVCPSMMEVFRKLQKVATTDISVLITGETGTGKELIAREVHRRSNRANGPFVVINCGAIPENLIESELFGHVKGAFTGAIASRPGKFQAADRGTLFLDEIGELPLNLQVKLLRALQERVVFRVGDSKPEKVDIRIVAATNRVLEEEIRAGRFREDLYYRLNVVNLFLPALRQRGDDVVIIAKALLSKYADELKSSVQGFTPQALAAIKKNPWPGNIRQLENRIKKALVLCDKALLGVEDLELDQAGESPILPLEKAKEEFQRKYVLEVLERNNGNRTQTARDLGVDPRTIFRYLEREHNPMPSGAGGSPGSDK, encoded by the coding sequence ATGCCCATCCTCAAGTGGTTCCCCACCCAAGGCTCGCCCCGCACGTTCGTGATCTACAAGCCGATGACGACCATCGGCCGCGCGATGGGCAACGACATCGCGGTCCCGGTGGCCGGCCTCGCCGACGCGCACGCCCAGATCGTCTTCGACGGGCGGGACTTCAACCTCGACGAGATCGACAAGGTCGGTGAGATCCAGATCAACACCAAGAAGAAGCGCCGCGCGCGCCTCGTGCACGGCGACCGCCTCACGCTCGGCGCGGGCGAGTTCCTCTTCAGCATGTTCGACGAGCCGGTGAACGTGCGCATCCAGCAGCAGCCCGAGACGTCGCTCACCCAGCTCGAGCAGCCCCTCTCGATGCCCACCTCGGTGAACCACCTCGCCGGCGTGCGAAAGCTCCACGAGTTCAGCGAGAAGCTCATGACCATGAAGGACCTCGAGGAGCTGCTCGAGGCCATGCTCGACGCGGTCATCGAGGTCACGGGCGCCGAAAAGGGCCTCATTTTGCTCCTCGACGACGCCTACACCGGCGCCACCCCCGCGGGCGAGAGCAAGGCCCACGTGCGCGCCTCGCGCCACGTCAACAAGGAGACCATCACCGACCCGAGCGGCCAGGTCTCCGACAGCATCGTCCGCCGCGTCATCGAGACGGGCCGCCCGCTCATCGTCTCGGACGCCCTCACCGACGACCAGTTCGGCTCGAGCAAGAGCGTCGTGGCGCTCCGCCTCTCGAGCGTCATGTGTGCCCCGCTCGTGGCGCAAGGGCACGTCGTGGGCGCCCTCTACGTCGGCAACGACCGCGTGAAGGGCCTCTTCCAGAAGTCCCAGATCGATCTCCTCAGCATCTTCGCGGGCCAGGCGTCGCTCATCTTGCAGAACGCGATGCTCCTCTCGACGCTCCGCGCCGACAAGGAGAAGCTCGCCGCCGAGCTCAAGGACAAGCGCTTCGGCGAGATCATCGGCGTGTGCCCGTCGATGATGGAGGTCTTCCGCAAGCTCCAGAAGGTCGCGACGACCGACATCAGCGTCCTCATCACCGGCGAGACCGGCACGGGCAAGGAGCTCATCGCGCGCGAGGTGCACCGGCGCTCGAACCGCGCGAACGGCCCCTTCGTCGTCATCAACTGCGGCGCCATCCCCGAGAACCTCATCGAGAGCGAGCTCTTCGGCCACGTGAAGGGCGCGTTCACCGGCGCCATCGCGTCGAGGCCCGGGAAATTCCAGGCCGCCGATCGCGGCACCCTCTTCTTGGACGAGATCGGCGAGCTCCCGCTGAACCTCCAGGTGAAGCTCCTCCGCGCGCTCCAGGAGCGCGTCGTCTTCCGCGTCGGCGACTCGAAGCCCGAGAAGGTCGACATCCGCATCGTCGCGGCGACGAACCGCGTGCTCGAAGAAGAGATCCGCGCCGGCCGGTTCCGCGAGGACCTCTACTACCGCCTCAACGTCGTGAACCTCTTCCTCCCGGCGCTCCGCCAGCGCGGCGACGACGTGGTCATCATCGCCAAGGCCCTCCTCTCGAAGTACGCCGACGAGCTCAAGAGCTCGGTGCAGGGGTTTACGCCCCAGGCGCTCGCCGCCATCAAGAAAAACCCCTGGCCCGGCAACATCCGCCAGCTCGAAAACCGCATCAAGAAGGCCCTCGTCTTGTGCGACAAGGCCCTCCTCGGCGTCGAGGATCTCGAGCTCGATCAGGCGGGCGAGAGCCCCATCTTGCCGCTCGAGAAGGCCAAAGAAGAGTTCCAGCGCAAGTACGTGCTCGAGGTGCTCGAGCGCAACAACGGCAACCGCACCCAGACCGCGCGCGACCTCGGCGTCGATCCGCGGACGATCTTCCGGTACCTCGAGCGTGAGCACAACCCGATGCCGAGCGGCGCCGGAGGCTCCCCGGGCTCCGACAAGTAA
- a CDS encoding PE-PGRS family protein — MKSSSLSLLPLVGFVALAVAVVGCATGSVVAEDDTLPDDIVDADGGTTPDGAPRPPTTCEPGKCPAGFYNLDGKGDGANCGCEYACTKKSEEDAFDIAFIDANCDGSDGMVNECVYVSTSIGNDTGDGTRQKPFKTIARAVVVAGAGTKKRPVCLSAEKYTEPVELPSGVSLYGGFNQADPTFPFRRSLKNGTQDIATTIVAPTTGPTAGTGILIQEIKEEMHVENLTIDVKIGEAQNGQSVYGVRVGGGTGQLFLRKNVLLLGNANPGAGGTNGVPPSATPAPNGNVGGNGCSNCSSFGQGGAAPTCSSPGGRGGNGSNGSGNDGAPGSPGAGGASGGGGGGGTSCISSGSGGPGGPGNPGAAGSVPAQGGVGAASLGTVVTGLYVAAKGAAGPAGGNGGGGGGGGGGGSSARSWPICYDDGAGGGGSGGCGGAGGPGGGGGDGGGSVIGLLLGGATAVVEANVFTLGNGGAGGKGGTGATGQPGGTGMGGGSPGPVAGTGGRGGNGGGGGSGAGGGGGAGGHSVRIARAPTAVVTEATNTGTLGTAGTGGDGGSGGTGAPAGTKGTAGLAKELLVVGN; from the coding sequence ATGAAGTCGTCGTCGCTTTCGCTTCTCCCCCTCGTGGGCTTCGTCGCCCTCGCGGTCGCCGTGGTGGGCTGCGCGACCGGTTCGGTCGTCGCCGAGGACGACACGCTCCCCGATGACATCGTCGACGCCGACGGCGGCACGACGCCCGACGGCGCGCCCCGCCCGCCCACGACGTGCGAGCCGGGCAAGTGCCCCGCGGGCTTCTACAACCTCGACGGCAAGGGCGACGGCGCGAACTGCGGCTGCGAGTACGCCTGCACGAAGAAGAGCGAAGAGGACGCCTTCGACATCGCCTTCATCGACGCGAACTGCGACGGCTCCGACGGCATGGTGAACGAGTGCGTCTACGTGTCCACGTCGATCGGCAACGACACGGGAGACGGCACCCGCCAGAAGCCCTTCAAGACGATCGCCCGCGCGGTGGTGGTCGCCGGAGCCGGCACGAAGAAGCGCCCCGTGTGCCTCTCGGCCGAGAAATACACCGAGCCCGTCGAGCTCCCCTCGGGTGTGAGCCTCTACGGTGGCTTCAACCAGGCCGACCCCACGTTCCCGTTCCGTAGGTCTCTCAAGAACGGCACCCAAGACATCGCGACCACCATCGTCGCGCCGACGACCGGCCCGACCGCCGGCACGGGCATCCTGATCCAAGAGATCAAAGAAGAGATGCACGTCGAGAACCTCACGATCGACGTGAAGATCGGCGAGGCGCAGAACGGCCAGAGCGTGTACGGCGTGCGTGTCGGCGGGGGCACGGGCCAGCTCTTTTTGCGCAAGAACGTGCTCTTGCTCGGCAACGCGAACCCCGGCGCGGGTGGCACGAACGGTGTGCCTCCGAGCGCGACCCCGGCGCCCAACGGCAACGTCGGCGGCAACGGCTGCTCGAACTGCTCGAGCTTCGGCCAGGGCGGCGCGGCCCCGACCTGTTCCTCTCCCGGCGGGCGTGGCGGAAACGGCTCGAACGGCTCCGGCAACGACGGGGCGCCAGGCTCTCCCGGGGCGGGCGGCGCGAGCGGCGGCGGCGGCGGCGGTGGCACGTCGTGCATCTCGTCCGGTAGCGGCGGGCCCGGCGGCCCCGGAAACCCGGGCGCGGCCGGCTCTGTGCCTGCGCAAGGTGGCGTCGGCGCGGCCTCGCTCGGTACGGTCGTCACCGGGCTCTACGTGGCCGCCAAGGGCGCCGCGGGCCCGGCCGGTGGCAACGGTGGTGGTGGTGGCGGCGGCGGTGGCGGCGGGAGCTCCGCGCGCTCGTGGCCCATCTGCTACGACGACGGCGCCGGTGGCGGTGGCTCGGGCGGCTGCGGCGGCGCGGGTGGACCTGGCGGCGGCGGCGGCGACGGCGGCGGCTCGGTCATCGGGCTCTTGCTCGGCGGCGCGACGGCGGTCGTCGAGGCGAACGTGTTCACGCTCGGCAACGGCGGCGCGGGCGGCAAGGGTGGCACCGGCGCGACGGGCCAGCCCGGAGGCACGGGCATGGGCGGGGGCTCTCCTGGCCCCGTGGCTGGCACCGGTGGGCGCGGTGGCAACGGCGGCGGCGGTGGCTCCGGCGCGGGCGGCGGTGGTGGCGCGGGTGGGCACTCGGTGCGCATCGCGCGCGCTCCGACGGCCGTCGTGACCGAGGCCACCAACACGGGCACGCTCGGCACGGCGGGCACGGGCGGCGACGGCGGCTCGGGCGGCACGGGCGCCCCCGCGGGCACCAAGGGCACGGCCGGGCTCGCCAAAGAGCTCCTCGTCGTCGGCAACTGA
- a CDS encoding pyruvate, phosphate dikinase yields MAQHVYSFGDGQAEGDPSRKDLLGGKGAGLAEMTRIGLPVPPGFTLSTEVCAKYIAEGKLPAEVTSELDLALTKLEASLGMRFGDPAKPLLVSVRSGARASMPGMMDTILNLGLNDATAEGLAKLTGNARFAFDAYRRFVAMFADVALGIKREAFEHALDEARGRVAKAQGIDTTRLNAEELKRKVPDSQLPEEELRALVATFKGIVRERSGKEFPTDPKEQLLLAIGSVFGSWQNHRAIVYRKMHDIPDHWGTACNIQAMVFGNLGDSSATGVAFTRDPSTGEKKLYGEWLPNAQGEDVVAGIRTPLPLDGSPDSLESVMPKAHAELVAIAARLETHFRDMQDLEFTIQDTKLYMLQCRNGKRTSRAAVRTAVEMHKEGLISKDEAVLRVAPSSLDQLLHPTLDPKAEKKLIAQGLPASPGAAQGHIVFHADEAEKLAAQGKAVILVRVETSPEDIHGMKAARGILTARGGMTSHAAVVARGMGKACVAGCSAIQVSYANATMSVSQYDESGRITGTVKLKRGDLITLDGGTGQIFEGAVPTVPAALAGEFGELMTWADASRTTKVRANADTPLDAKTARAFGAEGIGLCRTEHMFFDESRIRAMREMILADDVPAREKALEKLLPVQKEDFLGIFKEMDGLPVTIRLLDPPLHEFLPQDERQIAELASIMNVPALRLEQRIKDLHEYNPMLGHRGCRLAITYPEIYAMQVRAILTAAKEATKAGVVCHPEIMIPLAMTREELTRMKELVERVAGEVFAGEAPIPYAFGTMIELPRAALRAADLAKEAEFFSFGTNDLTQCTMGLSRDDAGKFLPAYVDTGVLPKDPFVSLDQSGVGELVKIACERGKTTRPKIKLGVCGEHGGDPASVMFFHGVGLDYVSCSPFRVPIARLAAAQAAIESRSNVAKSSTT; encoded by the coding sequence ATGGCACAGCACGTCTACTCGTTCGGGGATGGTCAGGCTGAAGGGGATCCGTCGCGCAAGGATCTGCTCGGTGGAAAGGGGGCGGGCCTCGCCGAGATGACTCGGATCGGGCTCCCGGTGCCGCCCGGCTTCACGCTCTCGACCGAGGTGTGCGCGAAGTACATCGCCGAGGGGAAGCTGCCCGCGGAGGTCACGAGCGAGCTCGACCTTGCGCTCACGAAGCTCGAGGCGAGCCTCGGCATGCGGTTCGGCGATCCGGCGAAGCCCCTGCTCGTGTCGGTGCGCTCCGGGGCCCGCGCGTCGATGCCCGGCATGATGGACACCATCCTGAACCTCGGCTTGAACGACGCGACCGCCGAGGGCCTCGCGAAGCTCACGGGCAACGCGCGCTTCGCGTTCGACGCCTACCGGCGCTTCGTAGCCATGTTCGCCGACGTGGCCCTCGGCATCAAACGCGAGGCCTTCGAGCACGCGCTCGACGAGGCGCGCGGCCGCGTCGCCAAGGCGCAAGGCATCGACACGACGCGCCTCAACGCCGAGGAGCTCAAACGCAAGGTGCCCGACTCGCAGCTCCCCGAGGAGGAGCTCCGCGCCCTCGTGGCGACGTTCAAGGGAATCGTTCGCGAGCGCTCCGGCAAGGAATTTCCCACCGATCCGAAGGAGCAGCTCCTCCTCGCGATCGGGAGCGTGTTCGGCTCGTGGCAGAACCACAGGGCCATCGTCTACCGCAAGATGCACGACATCCCCGATCACTGGGGCACGGCGTGCAACATCCAGGCGATGGTCTTCGGCAACCTCGGTGACTCGTCGGCCACGGGTGTCGCCTTCACGCGCGATCCCTCCACCGGAGAGAAGAAGCTCTACGGAGAGTGGCTCCCGAACGCCCAGGGCGAGGACGTGGTCGCCGGCATCCGCACGCCGCTCCCGCTCGACGGCTCGCCCGACTCGCTCGAGAGCGTCATGCCGAAGGCCCACGCCGAGCTCGTCGCGATCGCCGCGCGCCTCGAGACGCACTTCCGCGACATGCAGGACCTCGAGTTCACCATCCAGGACACGAAGCTCTACATGCTCCAGTGCCGCAACGGAAAGCGCACGAGCCGCGCCGCCGTGCGCACCGCGGTCGAGATGCACAAAGAGGGGCTCATCTCGAAGGACGAGGCCGTGCTCCGCGTCGCGCCTTCGTCGCTCGATCAGCTCCTCCACCCGACGCTCGATCCCAAGGCCGAAAAGAAGCTCATCGCCCAGGGTCTCCCCGCGAGCCCCGGAGCTGCGCAGGGCCACATCGTGTTCCACGCCGACGAGGCCGAGAAGCTCGCCGCGCAGGGCAAAGCCGTGATCCTCGTGCGCGTCGAGACGTCCCCCGAGGACATCCACGGCATGAAGGCGGCGCGCGGCATCCTGACGGCCCGCGGCGGCATGACGAGCCACGCGGCCGTCGTCGCCCGCGGCATGGGCAAGGCCTGCGTCGCGGGGTGCTCGGCCATCCAGGTGAGCTACGCGAACGCCACGATGAGCGTCTCGCAGTACGACGAGTCGGGTCGCATCACCGGCACGGTCAAGCTGAAGCGAGGCGACCTCATCACGCTCGACGGCGGCACGGGGCAAATCTTCGAGGGCGCGGTGCCCACGGTCCCCGCCGCGCTCGCGGGCGAGTTCGGCGAGCTCATGACGTGGGCCGACGCCTCGCGCACCACGAAGGTCCGAGCCAACGCCGACACCCCGCTCGACGCGAAGACCGCCCGGGCCTTCGGCGCCGAGGGCATCGGCCTCTGCCGCACCGAGCACATGTTCTTCGACGAGTCCCGCATCCGCGCGATGCGCGAGATGATCCTCGCCGACGACGTGCCCGCCCGCGAGAAGGCCCTCGAGAAGCTCCTCCCCGTCCAGAAGGAGGATTTCTTGGGTATTTTCAAGGAGATGGACGGTCTCCCCGTGACCATCCGCCTGCTCGATCCGCCGCTCCACGAGTTCCTCCCGCAGGACGAGCGCCAGATCGCCGAGCTCGCGTCGATCATGAACGTCCCGGCCCTCCGGCTCGAGCAGCGCATCAAGGACCTCCACGAGTATAACCCCATGCTCGGGCACCGCGGCTGCCGCCTCGCCATCACGTACCCCGAGATCTACGCGATGCAGGTGCGCGCGATCCTCACCGCGGCGAAGGAGGCCACGAAGGCCGGCGTCGTCTGCCACCCGGAGATCATGATCCCGCTCGCGATGACCCGCGAGGAGCTCACGCGGATGAAGGAGCTCGTCGAGAGGGTGGCCGGCGAGGTCTTCGCGGGCGAGGCCCCGATCCCGTACGCCTTCGGCACGATGATCGAGCTGCCGCGCGCGGCGCTCCGGGCGGCCGACCTGGCGAAGGAGGCCGAGTTCTTCTCGTTCGGAACGAACGACCTCACCCAGTGCACGATGGGCCTCTCGCGCGACGACGCGGGCAAGTTCCTGCCGGCGTACGTCGACACCGGCGTGCTCCCGAAGGACCCGTTCGTCTCGCTCGACCAGAGCGGCGTCGGTGAGCTCGTGAAGATCGCGTGCGAGCGCGGAAAGACGACGCGCCCCAAGATCAAGCTCGGCGTCTGCGGCGAGCACGGCGGCGATCCCGCGAGCGTCATGTTCTTCCACGGCGTGGGCCTCGACTACGTGAGCTGCTCGCCGTTCCGCGTGCCCATCGCCCGCCTCGCCGCCGCGCAGGCCGCGATCGAGTCCCGCTCGAACGTGGCGAAGAGCAGCACCACCTGA